Proteins found in one Sorghum bicolor cultivar BTx623 chromosome 1, Sorghum_bicolor_NCBIv3, whole genome shotgun sequence genomic segment:
- the LOC8084917 gene encoding uncharacterized protein LOC8084917 isoform X3 codes for MQKHQGDRSRSTTSGVTINCVRDLLPFLYHVPVTYVSAKTDAWLDGFVTHGGYACACPASARCGYRDKVLSALQFEKHAGSESKNQNGHILLLNGKSLYDLFHELRDVPAEAFAEEFRAAAGVPMTVPAAEASSAPPSAHDWETDGVQFDGVTAEPPSAPSPGRGDVEMLTEEMARENSSTTESDTMYGVEGPAAEQIKDEAGSDHVMHDVKVGVTEIKYQLDSDLRNVRGLLSTGLLEGFRVTYRKDEVENVGRINGQGYCCGCPKCNYSSNIMNAREFEEHSGQSSHNRNDHIFLDTGISLFRLVKELKPYKLNMLGDFIEEKIGFAPNFDEYNKWKASFQKRKDKDYLDAVASGGCSAQSSRGSAAGEMIYSLRSYLKESASNTISNLNWSASKRRSGRQFRQGGTETSTPNFSGSPGKGVSGLSTGTSEKKGTEETCSENTGGPLSIDGVKSDSPVPNVVSPNYCKHDSTNGLSLSSPVTIVQGPLPNYSIGTKSKESKTRDTTLHPLIFKEGGLADNTLLTYKLKNGEVLKQGYKWGTGIICNCCSQEFAPSHFEEHAGMGRRRQPYHNIYTPEGSTLHKLALQLQDHLNSNGFDNASVSSFSDYPNLTSASGCGRQPSTTSGPIVPLKRTLQGRVVETESCYFCGYGHTTIGNIDPDMIIFCNQCERPCHVKCYNNRVVKKKVPLEILKEYVCFRFLCCQECQLLRDRLEEGLEKCEEIAFLRRIRSNICWRLLSGMDASRDVKLFMPQVIDIFKDAFVESTDEHSDIFSDMVNCKNGDQEKDFRGMYCALLTASTHVVSAAILKVRMEQIAELVLIATRRECRKKGYFILLLKSIEANLRAWNVSLLTAPVDPEMAQIWSEKLGFTILSAEEKESVLESHPLVMFKNLVLVQKSLA; via the exons ATGCAGAAGCACCAGGGTGATCGTTCTCGTTCTACTACGTCGGGCGTGACTATCAATTGCGTTAGGGATCTACTGCCATTCTTGTACCACGTACCAGTCACTTATGTTTCCGCGAAAACAGAT GCCTGGCTCGACGGATTCGTCACTCACGGCGGCTACGCCTGCGCCTGCCCCGCCTCCGCCCGCTGCGGCTACCGCGACAAG GTGCTGTCGGCGCTGCAGTTCGAGAAGCACGCGGGGTCGGAGTCGAAGAACCAGAACGGACACATCCTGCTCCTCAACGGCAAGTCGCTCTACGACCTGTTCCACGAGCTCAGGGACGTGCCCGCCGAGGCCTTCGCGGAGGAGTTCCGGGCGGCCGCCGGGGTACCCATGACTGTGCCCGCCGCCGAAGCCTCGTCTGCCCCGCCTTCGGCCCATGACTGGGAAACCGACGGGGTTCAGTTTGACGGCGTGACGGCGGAGCCCCCTTCGGCCCCTTCGCCTGGACGGGGAGACGTGGAAATGCTGACCGAGGAGATGGCCAG GGAAAACAGTTCCACGACTGAATCAGACACTATGTACGGTGTTGAAGGGCCTGCTGCAGAACAGATCAAAGATGAAGCAGGTAGTGACCATGTGATGCATGATGTTAAAGTGGGAGTGACAGAAATAAAATATCAGCTAGACAGTGACCTTAGAAATGTTAGAGGATTGCTTTCCACTGGACTGCTTGAAGGTTTCAGGGTGACCTACAGGAAGGATGAG GTGGAGAACGTTGGACGGATAAATGGACAGGGTTATTGTTGTGGCTGCCCAAAGTGTAATTACAGTAGTAat ATCATGAATGCACGTGAGTTTGAGGAGCATTCTGGTCAGTCATCTCACAACCGGAATGATCACATCTTCTTGGATACCGGGATTTCTCTATTCAGGCTGGTGAAAGAACTAAAACCTTATAAGCTTAACATGCTTGGCGATTTCATTGAAGAAAAGATTGGATTTGCTCCTAATTTTGATGAGTATAACAAGTGGAAAG CTTCGTTTCAAAAGAGGAAAGATAAAGATTATTTAGATGCTGTGGCTTCAGGTGGTTGTTCGGCTCAGAG TTCACGGGGGTCGGCTGCAGGGGAGATGATTTATAGTTTGAGAAGCTACTTGAAAGAATCTGCCAGCAATACCATCTCAAACCTTAACTGGAGTGCATCTAAAAGGCGGTCTGGGAGACAGTTTAGACAAGGAGGCACTGAGACTTCAACTCCAAACTTTAGTGGAAGCCCAGGCAAAGGGGTTTCTGGCCTCTCTACTGGCACCTCAGAGAAGAAAGGCACTGAAGAAACTTGCAGTGAGAACACAGGAGGCCCTCTCAGCATCGATGGTGTTAAGTCTGATTCTCCAGTACCTAATGTAGTAAGCCCTAACTACTGTAAACATGATTCCACAAATGGGCTTTCTTTATCAAGTCCAGTAACAATCGTGCAAGGGCCACTCCCAAACTACAGCATAGGCACAAAGTCAAAAGAATCAAAAACAAG GGATACCACTTTGCATCCACTGATTTTCAAGGAGGGGGGCCTTGCAGATAATACTTTGTTGACTTACAAGTTGAAGAATGGAGAG GTTCTAAAGCAAGGGTATAAGTGGGGAACAGGTATCATCTGTAACTGTTGCAGTCAAGAG TTTGCTCCTTCACACTTTGAAGAACATGCTGGCATGGGGAGAAGACGACAACC GTATCACAACATTTATACACCAGAAGGTTCAACACTTCATAAGCTAGCTCTGCAACTGCAAGATCATTTGAATTCAAATGGATTTGACAATGCTAGTGTTTCCAGCTTCAGTGACTACCCTAACCTTACTTCTGCATCAG GTTGTGGCAGACAACCTTCTACTACCAGTGGACCTATTGTTCCCCTGAAACGGACTTTACAAGGAAGAGTGGTCGAAACTGAGAGTTGCTATTTTTGTGG GTATGGCCACACAACGATTGGAAATATCGATCCAGACATGATTATCTTCTGTAACCAG TGCGAGAGACCATGCCACGTGAAATGTTACAACAATAGAGTTGTAAAAAAGAAG GTGCCTCTGGAAATTTTGAAAGAGTACGTGTGTTTTCGCTTCTTGTGCTGCCAAGAATGTCAATTGCTTCGTGACCGTCTAGAAGAAGGACTGGAAAAGTGTGAAGAGATTGCCTTCCTTAGACGGATAAGATCCAATATTTGTTGGCGGCTTTTAAGTGGAATGGACGCAAGTAGGGATGTCAAACTCTTCATGCCTCAGGTCATTGATATCTTCAAA GATGCATTTGTGGAATCTACTGATGAGCACAGTGACATCTTCTCAGATATGGTTAATTG CAAAAATGGAGACCAAGAGAAGGATTTTCGAGGAATGTATTGTGCACTGTTAACCGCAAG CACGCATGTTGTGTCTGCTGCGATTCTGAAAGTGCGCATGGAACAAATTGCAGAACTGGTCCTTATCGCCACTCGTAGAGAGTGCAGAAAAAAG GGTTACTTCATACTTCTCCTAAAGTCAATTGAGGCAAATTTGAGAGCCTGGAATGTAAGCCTTCTTACTGCGCCTGTTGATCCTGAAATGGCGCAAATCTGGTCAGAGAAGCTTGGGTTCACCATTTTATCAGCTGAAGAG AAGGAGTCAGTGCTGGAGTCGCACCCCTTGGTGATGTTCAAGAACCTAGTCTTAGTGCAGAAATCACTTGCTTGA
- the LOC8084917 gene encoding uncharacterized protein LOC8084917 isoform X1: MQKHQGDRSRSTTSGVTINCVRDLLPFLYHVPVTYVSAKTDAWLDGFVTHGGYACACPASARCGYRDKVLSALQFEKHAGSESKNQNGHILLLNGKSLYDLFHELRDVPAEAFAEEFRAAAGVPMTVPAAEASSAPPSAHDWETDGVQFDGVTAEPPSAPSPGRGDVEMLTEEMARLCPLGLGRENSSTTESDTMYGVEGPAAEQIKDEAGSDHVMHDVKVGVTEIKYQLDSDLRNVRGLLSTGLLEGFRVTYRKDEVENVGRINGQGYCCGCPKCNYSSNIMNAREFEEHSGQSSHNRNDHIFLDTGISLFRLVKELKPYKLNMLGDFIEEKIGFAPNFDEYNKWKASFQKRKDKDYLDAVASGGCSAQSSRGSAAGEMIYSLRSYLKESASNTISNLNWSASKRRSGRQFRQGGTETSTPNFSGSPGKGVSGLSTGTSEKKGTEETCSENTGGPLSIDGVKSDSPVPNVVSPNYCKHDSTNGLSLSSPVTIVQGPLPNYSIGTKSKESKTRDTTLHPLIFKEGGLADNTLLTYKLKNGEVLKQGYKWGTGIICNCCSQEFAPSHFEEHAGMGRRRQPYHNIYTPEGSTLHKLALQLQDHLNSNGFDNASVSSFSDYPNLTSASGCGRQPSTTSGPIVPLKRTLQGRVVETESCYFCGYGHTTIGNIDPDMIIFCNQCERPCHVKCYNNRVVKKKVPLEILKEYVCFRFLCCQECQLLRDRLEEGLEKCEEIAFLRRIRSNICWRLLSGMDASRDVKLFMPQVIDIFKDAFVESTDEHSDIFSDMVNCKNGDQEKDFRGMYCALLTASTHVVSAAILKVRMEQIAELVLIATRRECRKKGYFILLLKSIEANLRAWNVSLLTAPVDPEMAQIWSEKLGFTILSAEEKESVLESHPLVMFKNLVLVQKSLA; encoded by the exons ATGCAGAAGCACCAGGGTGATCGTTCTCGTTCTACTACGTCGGGCGTGACTATCAATTGCGTTAGGGATCTACTGCCATTCTTGTACCACGTACCAGTCACTTATGTTTCCGCGAAAACAGAT GCCTGGCTCGACGGATTCGTCACTCACGGCGGCTACGCCTGCGCCTGCCCCGCCTCCGCCCGCTGCGGCTACCGCGACAAG GTGCTGTCGGCGCTGCAGTTCGAGAAGCACGCGGGGTCGGAGTCGAAGAACCAGAACGGACACATCCTGCTCCTCAACGGCAAGTCGCTCTACGACCTGTTCCACGAGCTCAGGGACGTGCCCGCCGAGGCCTTCGCGGAGGAGTTCCGGGCGGCCGCCGGGGTACCCATGACTGTGCCCGCCGCCGAAGCCTCGTCTGCCCCGCCTTCGGCCCATGACTGGGAAACCGACGGGGTTCAGTTTGACGGCGTGACGGCGGAGCCCCCTTCGGCCCCTTCGCCTGGACGGGGAGACGTGGAAATGCTGACCGAGGAGATGGCCAGGTTGTGTCCGCTTGGTTTGGG CAGGGAAAACAGTTCCACGACTGAATCAGACACTATGTACGGTGTTGAAGGGCCTGCTGCAGAACAGATCAAAGATGAAGCAGGTAGTGACCATGTGATGCATGATGTTAAAGTGGGAGTGACAGAAATAAAATATCAGCTAGACAGTGACCTTAGAAATGTTAGAGGATTGCTTTCCACTGGACTGCTTGAAGGTTTCAGGGTGACCTACAGGAAGGATGAG GTGGAGAACGTTGGACGGATAAATGGACAGGGTTATTGTTGTGGCTGCCCAAAGTGTAATTACAGTAGTAat ATCATGAATGCACGTGAGTTTGAGGAGCATTCTGGTCAGTCATCTCACAACCGGAATGATCACATCTTCTTGGATACCGGGATTTCTCTATTCAGGCTGGTGAAAGAACTAAAACCTTATAAGCTTAACATGCTTGGCGATTTCATTGAAGAAAAGATTGGATTTGCTCCTAATTTTGATGAGTATAACAAGTGGAAAG CTTCGTTTCAAAAGAGGAAAGATAAAGATTATTTAGATGCTGTGGCTTCAGGTGGTTGTTCGGCTCAGAG TTCACGGGGGTCGGCTGCAGGGGAGATGATTTATAGTTTGAGAAGCTACTTGAAAGAATCTGCCAGCAATACCATCTCAAACCTTAACTGGAGTGCATCTAAAAGGCGGTCTGGGAGACAGTTTAGACAAGGAGGCACTGAGACTTCAACTCCAAACTTTAGTGGAAGCCCAGGCAAAGGGGTTTCTGGCCTCTCTACTGGCACCTCAGAGAAGAAAGGCACTGAAGAAACTTGCAGTGAGAACACAGGAGGCCCTCTCAGCATCGATGGTGTTAAGTCTGATTCTCCAGTACCTAATGTAGTAAGCCCTAACTACTGTAAACATGATTCCACAAATGGGCTTTCTTTATCAAGTCCAGTAACAATCGTGCAAGGGCCACTCCCAAACTACAGCATAGGCACAAAGTCAAAAGAATCAAAAACAAG GGATACCACTTTGCATCCACTGATTTTCAAGGAGGGGGGCCTTGCAGATAATACTTTGTTGACTTACAAGTTGAAGAATGGAGAG GTTCTAAAGCAAGGGTATAAGTGGGGAACAGGTATCATCTGTAACTGTTGCAGTCAAGAG TTTGCTCCTTCACACTTTGAAGAACATGCTGGCATGGGGAGAAGACGACAACC GTATCACAACATTTATACACCAGAAGGTTCAACACTTCATAAGCTAGCTCTGCAACTGCAAGATCATTTGAATTCAAATGGATTTGACAATGCTAGTGTTTCCAGCTTCAGTGACTACCCTAACCTTACTTCTGCATCAG GTTGTGGCAGACAACCTTCTACTACCAGTGGACCTATTGTTCCCCTGAAACGGACTTTACAAGGAAGAGTGGTCGAAACTGAGAGTTGCTATTTTTGTGG GTATGGCCACACAACGATTGGAAATATCGATCCAGACATGATTATCTTCTGTAACCAG TGCGAGAGACCATGCCACGTGAAATGTTACAACAATAGAGTTGTAAAAAAGAAG GTGCCTCTGGAAATTTTGAAAGAGTACGTGTGTTTTCGCTTCTTGTGCTGCCAAGAATGTCAATTGCTTCGTGACCGTCTAGAAGAAGGACTGGAAAAGTGTGAAGAGATTGCCTTCCTTAGACGGATAAGATCCAATATTTGTTGGCGGCTTTTAAGTGGAATGGACGCAAGTAGGGATGTCAAACTCTTCATGCCTCAGGTCATTGATATCTTCAAA GATGCATTTGTGGAATCTACTGATGAGCACAGTGACATCTTCTCAGATATGGTTAATTG CAAAAATGGAGACCAAGAGAAGGATTTTCGAGGAATGTATTGTGCACTGTTAACCGCAAG CACGCATGTTGTGTCTGCTGCGATTCTGAAAGTGCGCATGGAACAAATTGCAGAACTGGTCCTTATCGCCACTCGTAGAGAGTGCAGAAAAAAG GGTTACTTCATACTTCTCCTAAAGTCAATTGAGGCAAATTTGAGAGCCTGGAATGTAAGCCTTCTTACTGCGCCTGTTGATCCTGAAATGGCGCAAATCTGGTCAGAGAAGCTTGGGTTCACCATTTTATCAGCTGAAGAG AAGGAGTCAGTGCTGGAGTCGCACCCCTTGGTGATGTTCAAGAACCTAGTCTTAGTGCAGAAATCACTTGCTTGA
- the LOC8084917 gene encoding uncharacterized protein LOC8084917 isoform X2, translated as MQKHQGDRSRSTTSGVTINCVRDLLPFLYHVPVTYVSAKTDAWLDGFVTHGGYACACPASARCGYRDKVLSALQFEKHAGSESKNQNGHILLLNGKSLYDLFHELRDVPAEAFAEEFRAAAGVPMTVPAAEASSAPPSAHDWETDGVQFDGVTAEPPSAPSPGRGDVEMLTEEMARLCPLGLGENSSTTESDTMYGVEGPAAEQIKDEAGSDHVMHDVKVGVTEIKYQLDSDLRNVRGLLSTGLLEGFRVTYRKDEVENVGRINGQGYCCGCPKCNYSSNIMNAREFEEHSGQSSHNRNDHIFLDTGISLFRLVKELKPYKLNMLGDFIEEKIGFAPNFDEYNKWKASFQKRKDKDYLDAVASGGCSAQSSRGSAAGEMIYSLRSYLKESASNTISNLNWSASKRRSGRQFRQGGTETSTPNFSGSPGKGVSGLSTGTSEKKGTEETCSENTGGPLSIDGVKSDSPVPNVVSPNYCKHDSTNGLSLSSPVTIVQGPLPNYSIGTKSKESKTRDTTLHPLIFKEGGLADNTLLTYKLKNGEVLKQGYKWGTGIICNCCSQEFAPSHFEEHAGMGRRRQPYHNIYTPEGSTLHKLALQLQDHLNSNGFDNASVSSFSDYPNLTSASGCGRQPSTTSGPIVPLKRTLQGRVVETESCYFCGYGHTTIGNIDPDMIIFCNQCERPCHVKCYNNRVVKKKVPLEILKEYVCFRFLCCQECQLLRDRLEEGLEKCEEIAFLRRIRSNICWRLLSGMDASRDVKLFMPQVIDIFKDAFVESTDEHSDIFSDMVNCKNGDQEKDFRGMYCALLTASTHVVSAAILKVRMEQIAELVLIATRRECRKKGYFILLLKSIEANLRAWNVSLLTAPVDPEMAQIWSEKLGFTILSAEEKESVLESHPLVMFKNLVLVQKSLA; from the exons ATGCAGAAGCACCAGGGTGATCGTTCTCGTTCTACTACGTCGGGCGTGACTATCAATTGCGTTAGGGATCTACTGCCATTCTTGTACCACGTACCAGTCACTTATGTTTCCGCGAAAACAGAT GCCTGGCTCGACGGATTCGTCACTCACGGCGGCTACGCCTGCGCCTGCCCCGCCTCCGCCCGCTGCGGCTACCGCGACAAG GTGCTGTCGGCGCTGCAGTTCGAGAAGCACGCGGGGTCGGAGTCGAAGAACCAGAACGGACACATCCTGCTCCTCAACGGCAAGTCGCTCTACGACCTGTTCCACGAGCTCAGGGACGTGCCCGCCGAGGCCTTCGCGGAGGAGTTCCGGGCGGCCGCCGGGGTACCCATGACTGTGCCCGCCGCCGAAGCCTCGTCTGCCCCGCCTTCGGCCCATGACTGGGAAACCGACGGGGTTCAGTTTGACGGCGTGACGGCGGAGCCCCCTTCGGCCCCTTCGCCTGGACGGGGAGACGTGGAAATGCTGACCGAGGAGATGGCCAGGTTGTGTCCGCTTGGTTTGGG GGAAAACAGTTCCACGACTGAATCAGACACTATGTACGGTGTTGAAGGGCCTGCTGCAGAACAGATCAAAGATGAAGCAGGTAGTGACCATGTGATGCATGATGTTAAAGTGGGAGTGACAGAAATAAAATATCAGCTAGACAGTGACCTTAGAAATGTTAGAGGATTGCTTTCCACTGGACTGCTTGAAGGTTTCAGGGTGACCTACAGGAAGGATGAG GTGGAGAACGTTGGACGGATAAATGGACAGGGTTATTGTTGTGGCTGCCCAAAGTGTAATTACAGTAGTAat ATCATGAATGCACGTGAGTTTGAGGAGCATTCTGGTCAGTCATCTCACAACCGGAATGATCACATCTTCTTGGATACCGGGATTTCTCTATTCAGGCTGGTGAAAGAACTAAAACCTTATAAGCTTAACATGCTTGGCGATTTCATTGAAGAAAAGATTGGATTTGCTCCTAATTTTGATGAGTATAACAAGTGGAAAG CTTCGTTTCAAAAGAGGAAAGATAAAGATTATTTAGATGCTGTGGCTTCAGGTGGTTGTTCGGCTCAGAG TTCACGGGGGTCGGCTGCAGGGGAGATGATTTATAGTTTGAGAAGCTACTTGAAAGAATCTGCCAGCAATACCATCTCAAACCTTAACTGGAGTGCATCTAAAAGGCGGTCTGGGAGACAGTTTAGACAAGGAGGCACTGAGACTTCAACTCCAAACTTTAGTGGAAGCCCAGGCAAAGGGGTTTCTGGCCTCTCTACTGGCACCTCAGAGAAGAAAGGCACTGAAGAAACTTGCAGTGAGAACACAGGAGGCCCTCTCAGCATCGATGGTGTTAAGTCTGATTCTCCAGTACCTAATGTAGTAAGCCCTAACTACTGTAAACATGATTCCACAAATGGGCTTTCTTTATCAAGTCCAGTAACAATCGTGCAAGGGCCACTCCCAAACTACAGCATAGGCACAAAGTCAAAAGAATCAAAAACAAG GGATACCACTTTGCATCCACTGATTTTCAAGGAGGGGGGCCTTGCAGATAATACTTTGTTGACTTACAAGTTGAAGAATGGAGAG GTTCTAAAGCAAGGGTATAAGTGGGGAACAGGTATCATCTGTAACTGTTGCAGTCAAGAG TTTGCTCCTTCACACTTTGAAGAACATGCTGGCATGGGGAGAAGACGACAACC GTATCACAACATTTATACACCAGAAGGTTCAACACTTCATAAGCTAGCTCTGCAACTGCAAGATCATTTGAATTCAAATGGATTTGACAATGCTAGTGTTTCCAGCTTCAGTGACTACCCTAACCTTACTTCTGCATCAG GTTGTGGCAGACAACCTTCTACTACCAGTGGACCTATTGTTCCCCTGAAACGGACTTTACAAGGAAGAGTGGTCGAAACTGAGAGTTGCTATTTTTGTGG GTATGGCCACACAACGATTGGAAATATCGATCCAGACATGATTATCTTCTGTAACCAG TGCGAGAGACCATGCCACGTGAAATGTTACAACAATAGAGTTGTAAAAAAGAAG GTGCCTCTGGAAATTTTGAAAGAGTACGTGTGTTTTCGCTTCTTGTGCTGCCAAGAATGTCAATTGCTTCGTGACCGTCTAGAAGAAGGACTGGAAAAGTGTGAAGAGATTGCCTTCCTTAGACGGATAAGATCCAATATTTGTTGGCGGCTTTTAAGTGGAATGGACGCAAGTAGGGATGTCAAACTCTTCATGCCTCAGGTCATTGATATCTTCAAA GATGCATTTGTGGAATCTACTGATGAGCACAGTGACATCTTCTCAGATATGGTTAATTG CAAAAATGGAGACCAAGAGAAGGATTTTCGAGGAATGTATTGTGCACTGTTAACCGCAAG CACGCATGTTGTGTCTGCTGCGATTCTGAAAGTGCGCATGGAACAAATTGCAGAACTGGTCCTTATCGCCACTCGTAGAGAGTGCAGAAAAAAG GGTTACTTCATACTTCTCCTAAAGTCAATTGAGGCAAATTTGAGAGCCTGGAATGTAAGCCTTCTTACTGCGCCTGTTGATCCTGAAATGGCGCAAATCTGGTCAGAGAAGCTTGGGTTCACCATTTTATCAGCTGAAGAG AAGGAGTCAGTGCTGGAGTCGCACCCCTTGGTGATGTTCAAGAACCTAGTCTTAGTGCAGAAATCACTTGCTTGA